A single window of Candidatus Flexicrinis affinis DNA harbors:
- a CDS encoding DUF554 domain-containing protein: protein MGGTLLNALTVLIGSVLGMLIGDRFPTRVRETVVTGLGLVTLIVGISNGQSSGNIVIPLFSIAIGGLLGEWLRIDAALDRLAAWLQRRVGGRSSADTDDAQAINSARQRFITGFVTASLLFCVGPLTILGSIQDGMGLPIGFEQLLIKSVLDGFAALALAASFGLGVVFTVFTVLIVQGGLALVGSFAGQFMSEMMVTEMTATGGLILIGLALILLDIKRPRVANFLPALLIAPLIVAAATALGIDIYPFS, encoded by the coding sequence ATGGGCGGCACACTTCTCAACGCGCTGACCGTCCTGATCGGCAGCGTGCTCGGCATGCTAATCGGCGACCGTTTTCCGACTCGGGTGCGCGAGACGGTCGTCACCGGCCTCGGCCTCGTCACGCTCATCGTTGGCATCAGCAACGGCCAATCGTCAGGCAACATCGTTATTCCGCTGTTCAGCATCGCTATTGGCGGCCTGCTTGGCGAATGGCTGCGCATCGACGCCGCGCTGGATCGCCTCGCCGCGTGGTTGCAGCGGCGGGTCGGCGGGCGTTCTAGTGCCGACACAGACGACGCACAAGCTATCAACAGCGCGCGTCAGCGGTTCATCACGGGCTTTGTCACCGCCAGTCTGCTGTTCTGCGTCGGCCCGCTGACGATCCTCGGCTCGATTCAGGATGGCATGGGCCTGCCGATCGGCTTCGAGCAGCTTCTGATCAAGAGCGTGCTCGACGGATTTGCCGCGCTGGCGCTGGCCGCGAGTTTCGGGCTTGGCGTCGTGTTCACAGTGTTCACCGTGCTGATCGTTCAGGGCGGCCTCGCGCTGGTCGGCTCGTTCGCCGGCCAGTTCATGAGCGAGATGATGGTGACCGAGATGACAGCTACCGGCGGATTGATCCTGATCGGGTTGGCGCTCATCCTGCTCGACATCAAGCGTCCGCGCGTCGCCAACTTCCTGCCGGCGCTGCTGATCGCGCCGCTGATCGTCGCGGCCGCGACCGCGCTCGGCATCGACATCTATCCGTTCAGCTAA
- the rfbB gene encoding dTDP-glucose 4,6-dehydratase: MKNILVTGAAGFIGSAFARYMVETYPHYNIIVLDKLTYAGNLDNLLPIDDEENYRFERADIADRAAVSHILKQYDIDTIVNFAAESHVDRSILAPDAFVHTDVVGVYILLDEGKKHGIGRFLQVSTDEVYGDIVSGLSVEDDRFLPNSPYAAAKAGGELMVRSYQVTHGMDTVITRGSNTFGPYQYPEKLLPLFITEAIDERPLPVYGDGRQMRDWLYVEDHVTGIDVALHHGKSGEAYNIAGENTQFNIDVVHAMLDAVGKPRSLIRHVPDREGHDRRYAMDAAKLRALGWKRQWDWPRALQATVDWYVNNEWWWRKIKTGEYLEYFKRQYAERLANSSASE; encoded by the coding sequence ATGAAGAACATTCTGGTCACTGGCGCGGCGGGATTCATCGGCAGCGCGTTCGCGCGCTACATGGTCGAGACGTACCCGCACTACAACATCATTGTGCTGGACAAGCTGACCTACGCCGGCAATCTCGACAATCTGCTGCCCATCGACGACGAAGAGAACTACCGCTTCGAGCGCGCCGACATCGCCGACCGCGCCGCGGTAAGCCACATCCTCAAGCAGTACGACATCGACACCATCGTCAATTTCGCCGCCGAGTCGCACGTCGACCGCAGCATCCTCGCCCCTGATGCCTTCGTCCATACCGACGTGGTCGGTGTGTACATCCTGCTCGACGAGGGCAAGAAGCACGGCATTGGCCGATTCCTTCAGGTCAGCACCGACGAGGTCTACGGGGACATCGTAAGCGGTCTGTCGGTCGAGGACGACCGCTTCCTGCCCAACAGCCCGTACGCGGCAGCGAAGGCTGGCGGCGAGCTGATGGTGCGTTCGTATCAGGTCACGCACGGCATGGACACCGTCATTACGCGCGGGAGCAACACGTTCGGCCCGTATCAGTACCCCGAGAAGCTGCTGCCGCTGTTCATCACCGAGGCCATCGACGAGCGCCCGCTGCCGGTCTACGGCGACGGCAGGCAAATGCGCGATTGGCTGTACGTCGAGGATCACGTCACCGGCATCGACGTCGCGCTGCACCACGGCAAATCGGGTGAGGCGTACAACATTGCCGGCGAGAACACGCAGTTCAACATCGACGTAGTCCACGCCATGCTGGACGCTGTGGGCAAGCCGCGCTCGCTGATCCGTCACGTCCCCGACCGCGAAGGCCACGACCGGCGTTATGCGATGGACGCGGCCAAGCTGCGCGCGCTGGGATGGAAGCGCCAGTGGGATTGGCCGCGCGCGCTGCAAGCCACGGTCGACTGGTACGTCAACAACGAGTGGTGGTGGCGCAAGATCAAGACCGGCGAGTATCTGGAGTACTTCAAGCGCCAGTACGCGGAGCGCCTCGCCAACTCGTCCGCATCGGAGTAG
- a CDS encoding HAD family hydrolase: MPNQPDIKLVAIDVDGTIMTSKNKLTDKTADAVKRAHEQGVHIVIATGKTRNSADVIYKKVGFTTPGIFVQGLVITYPDGTEKHLGTLDVDLLRRVITFVEDRGLQAIGYSGKRILARRMTTEARVLTEHYDEPLPEVVGPLQNLLDTTPINKVMFCGGSVEQITHLRWQLGHMIGGSARLTQAIPEAVELLPTGASKGTALKLLLKEMKIEPAHVMAIGDGENDIEMIQLVGHGLAMGNGNAKLKAAAKAVLPSNDEDGVAEALLTHVLKKDEPKASTTAPKKKGSDS; encoded by the coding sequence ATGCCGAATCAGCCCGACATCAAGCTCGTAGCCATCGACGTCGACGGTACCATCATGACGTCGAAGAACAAGCTCACCGACAAGACCGCCGACGCGGTCAAGCGCGCCCACGAGCAGGGCGTCCACATCGTGATCGCCACCGGCAAGACACGCAACTCCGCCGACGTGATCTACAAGAAAGTCGGCTTCACGACACCCGGCATCTTCGTGCAGGGGCTGGTCATCACCTACCCGGACGGCACCGAAAAGCACCTCGGCACCTTGGACGTCGATCTGCTGCGCCGGGTCATCACGTTTGTCGAAGACCGCGGCCTGCAGGCCATTGGCTACAGCGGTAAGCGCATCCTCGCCCGCCGGATGACTACCGAGGCGCGCGTGCTGACCGAGCACTACGACGAACCGCTGCCGGAAGTCGTCGGCCCGCTTCAGAATCTGCTGGACACGACGCCGATCAACAAGGTGATGTTCTGCGGCGGCTCGGTCGAGCAGATCACGCACCTGCGCTGGCAGCTCGGCCACATGATCGGCGGATCGGCACGCTTGACTCAAGCGATCCCCGAAGCGGTCGAACTGCTGCCCACGGGAGCGTCGAAAGGCACAGCCCTCAAGCTGCTCCTCAAGGAGATGAAGATCGAGCCGGCGCATGTCATGGCCATCGGCGATGGCGAAAACGACATCGAGATGATCCAGCTTGTCGGGCACGGCCTGGCGATGGGCAACGGCAACGCCAAGCTCAAGGCCGCGGCCAAGGCTGTGCTACCGTCGAACGACGAGGACGGCGTGGCCGAAGCGCTCCTGACGCATGTTCTGAAGAAGGACGAGCCTAAGGCAAGCACCACCGCACCGAAGAAGAAGGGCAGCGACTCATGA